The proteins below are encoded in one region of Equus przewalskii isolate Varuska chromosome 1, EquPr2, whole genome shotgun sequence:
- the PSMB5 gene encoding proteasome subunit beta type-5, with protein MALASVLERPLPVNRRGFFGLGGRADLLDLGPGSPSDGLSLAAPSWGVPEEPRIEMLHGTTTLAFKFQHGVIVAADSRATAGAYIASQTVKKVIEINPYLLGTMAGGAADCSFWERLLARQCRIYELRNKERISVAAASKLLANMVYQYKGMGLSMGTMICGWDKRGPGLYYVDSEGNRISGATFSVGSGSVYAYGVMDRGYSYDLEVEQAYDLARRAIYQATYRDAYSGGAVNLYHVREDGWIRVSSDNVADLHDKYSGSTP; from the exons ATGGCGCTGGCCAGTGTGTTAGAGAGGCCGCTACCGGTGAACCGGCGCGGGTTTTTCGGACTCGGGGGTCGTGCGGATCTGCTGGACCTGGGTCCAGGGAGTCCCAGTGATGGGCTGAGCCTGGCCGCGCCCAGCTGGGGTGTCCCAGAGGAGCCGAGAATCGAAATGCTTCATGGAACCACCACCCTGGCCTTCAAG TTTCAACATGGAGTCATTGTTGCAGCGGACTCCCGGGCCACAGCGGGCGCCTACATTGCCTCCCAGACAGTAAAGAAGGTGATAGAGATCAACCCCTACCTGCTGGGCACCATGGCTGGAGGCGCAGCCGACTGCAGCTTCTGGGAGCGGCTACTGGCTCGGCAATGTCGAATCTATGAGCTTCGGAACAAGGAACGCATTTCGGTAGCAGCTGCCTCCAAGCTGCTTGCTAACATGGTGTATCAGTATAAAGGCATGGGGCTGTCCATGGGCACCATGATCTGCGGCTGGGATAAGAGAGGCCCTG GCCTCTACTACGTGGACAGTGAAGGAAACCGGATCTCAGGGGCCACCTTCTCTGTAGGTTCTGGCTCTGTGTATGCTTATGGGGTCATGGATCGGGGCTACTCCTATGATCTGGAGGTGGAACAGGCCTATGATCTGGCCCGTCGAGCCATCTACCAAGCCACCTACAGAGATGCCTACTCGGGAGGTGCCGTCAACCTCTACCACGTCAGGGAGGATGGCTGGATCCGAGTCTCCAGTGACAACGTGGCTGATCTACATGACAAGTATAGTGGATCCACCCCCTGA
- the C1H14orf93 gene encoding uncharacterized protein C14orf93 homolog isoform X1: MSFSATILFSPPSGSEARCCCCACKSETSGGSTGSQGGNPPSSTPISVTGHGLAVQSSEQLLHIIYQRVDKAVGLAEAALGLARANNELLKRLQEEVGELRQGKVSTPEEDGESRAHGSPPEEPGPLKESPGEACKGVSAVEEECDSVGSGVQVVIEELRQLGAASAVGPGPLGFPAAQRDMRLPGCPLAASEGAPMLNSLVDDFVASEGAVQRVLVPAYAKQLSPATQLAIQRATSETGPENGTKLPPPRPEDMLSAAAALDLEESGPGATGELRHSLGFTASPCRTRGSGQKNSRRKRDLVLSKLVHNVHNHITNDKRFNGSESIKSSWNISVVKFLLEKLKQELVTSPHNYTDKELKGACVAYFLTKRREYRNSLNPFKGLKEKEEKKLRSRRYRLFANRSSIMRHFGPEDQRLWKDVTEELMSDEEDSLNEPGVWVARPPRFRAQRLTELCYHLDANSKHGTKANRVYGPPSDRLPSAEAQLLPPELYNPNFQEEEDEGGDENGPVSPSFDQPHKTCCPDLNSFIEVKVEKDE, encoded by the exons ATGTCCTTCAGTGCCaccattctcttctcccctcccagtGGCAGCGAAgccagatgctgctgctgtgcCTGTAAGAGCGAGACTAGTGGGGGCAGCACGGGCTCTCAGGGCGGGAATCCTCCTTCCAGCACCCCTATCTCAGTGACCGGACATGGCCTGGCGGTTCAGAGCTCAGAGCAGCTCCTGCATATTATCTACCAGCGAGTGGATAAGGCAGTTGGTCTGGCTGAGGCTGCTCTGGGTCTTGCCAGGGCCAACAATGAATTGTTAAAACGTCTCCAGGAGGAAGTGGGTGAGCTGAGGCAAGGGAAAGTGTCCACCCCTGAGGAAGATGGGGAGAGCCGGGCACATGGTTCCCCACCTGAGGAGCCTGGGCCTCTCAAGGAGAGTCCCGGGGAAGCCTGCAAGGGTGTGTCTGCCGTGGAAGAGGAGTGTGACAGCGTGGGCAGCGGTGTGCAGGTGGTGATTGAGGAGCTGCGGCAGCTGGGAGCCGCCTCGGCTGTGGGGCCTGGGCCCTTGGGCTTCCCAGCCGCTCAGAGAGACATGCGGCTCCCAGGATGCCCCCTGGCTGCCAGCGAGGGAGCCCCGATGCTCAATTCC CTGGTGGATGATTTTGTGGCCTCTGAGGGTGCAGTACAGCGGGTGCTGGTCCCTGCTTATGCCAAGCAGCTCTCACCAGCCACACAACTGGCCATCCAGCGGGCAACCTCAGAGACGGGGCCAGAAAATGGAACCAAGCTGCCACCGCCCCGCCCCGAGGACATGCTCAGTGCTGCTGCTGCGCTGGACTTGGAAGAGTCGGGCCCCGGGGCAACTGGGGAGCTGAGACACTCTCTAGGGTTTACTGCTTCCCCGTGCAGGACCAGAGGGAGTGGGCAGAAGAACTCCAGGCGCAAGCGGGATCTGGTCCTCTCT aAATTGGTCCACAATGTGCATAACCACATCACCAATGACAAGAGATTCAATGGGTCTGAAAG CATCAAGTCTTCTTGGAATATTTCAGTAGTGAAGTTCCTTCTGGAAAAGCTCAAGCAGGAGCTGGTGACCAGTCCCCACAATTACACTGATAAGGAGCTGAAAG GAGCCTGTGTAGCCTACTTTCTTACTAAGAGGCGCGAGTACCGCAACTCCCTGAACCCCTTTAAAGGcctgaaggaaaaagaggagaagaaacttCGAAGTCGCAGATACCGG CTTTTTGCCAACCGATCCAGTATCATGAGGCATTTTGGACCTGAGGACCAACGCCTGTGGAAGGATGTGACAGAAGAGCTGATGTCAGATGAAGAGGACAGTCTTAATGAGCCGGGTGTCTGGGTGGCCCGGCCTCCCCGTTTCCGGGCCCAGCGCCTCACAGAGCTCTGCTACCACCTGGATGCCAACTCTAAGCATGGCACTAAAGCCAACCGTGTGTATGGGCCTCCCTCAGACCGACTACCTTCCGCTGAGGCCCAGCTCCTTCCACCAGAACTTTATAATCCTAAtttccaagaagaggaagatgagggagGTGATGAGAATGGACCTGTCTCCCCATCTTTTGACCAACCCCACAAAACTTGCTGTCCTGACTTGAACTCGTTCATTGAAGTCAAGGTGGAAAAGGATGAGTGA
- the C1H14orf93 gene encoding uncharacterized protein C14orf93 homolog isoform X2, translated as MRLPGCPLAASEGAPMLNSLVDDFVASEGAVQRVLVPAYAKQLSPATQLAIQRATSETGPENGTKLPPPRPEDMLSAAAALDLEESGPGATGELRHSLGFTASPCRTRGSGQKNSRRKRDLVLSKLVHNVHNHITNDKRFNGSESIKSSWNISVVKFLLEKLKQELVTSPHNYTDKELKGACVAYFLTKRREYRNSLNPFKGLKEKEEKKLRSRRYRLFANRSSIMRHFGPEDQRLWKDVTEELMSDEEDSLNEPGVWVARPPRFRAQRLTELCYHLDANSKHGTKANRVYGPPSDRLPSAEAQLLPPELYNPNFQEEEDEGGDENGPVSPSFDQPHKTCCPDLNSFIEVKVEKDE; from the exons ATGCGGCTCCCAGGATGCCCCCTGGCTGCCAGCGAGGGAGCCCCGATGCTCAATTCC CTGGTGGATGATTTTGTGGCCTCTGAGGGTGCAGTACAGCGGGTGCTGGTCCCTGCTTATGCCAAGCAGCTCTCACCAGCCACACAACTGGCCATCCAGCGGGCAACCTCAGAGACGGGGCCAGAAAATGGAACCAAGCTGCCACCGCCCCGCCCCGAGGACATGCTCAGTGCTGCTGCTGCGCTGGACTTGGAAGAGTCGGGCCCCGGGGCAACTGGGGAGCTGAGACACTCTCTAGGGTTTACTGCTTCCCCGTGCAGGACCAGAGGGAGTGGGCAGAAGAACTCCAGGCGCAAGCGGGATCTGGTCCTCTCT aAATTGGTCCACAATGTGCATAACCACATCACCAATGACAAGAGATTCAATGGGTCTGAAAG CATCAAGTCTTCTTGGAATATTTCAGTAGTGAAGTTCCTTCTGGAAAAGCTCAAGCAGGAGCTGGTGACCAGTCCCCACAATTACACTGATAAGGAGCTGAAAG GAGCCTGTGTAGCCTACTTTCTTACTAAGAGGCGCGAGTACCGCAACTCCCTGAACCCCTTTAAAGGcctgaaggaaaaagaggagaagaaacttCGAAGTCGCAGATACCGG CTTTTTGCCAACCGATCCAGTATCATGAGGCATTTTGGACCTGAGGACCAACGCCTGTGGAAGGATGTGACAGAAGAGCTGATGTCAGATGAAGAGGACAGTCTTAATGAGCCGGGTGTCTGGGTGGCCCGGCCTCCCCGTTTCCGGGCCCAGCGCCTCACAGAGCTCTGCTACCACCTGGATGCCAACTCTAAGCATGGCACTAAAGCCAACCGTGTGTATGGGCCTCCCTCAGACCGACTACCTTCCGCTGAGGCCCAGCTCCTTCCACCAGAACTTTATAATCCTAAtttccaagaagaggaagatgagggagGTGATGAGAATGGACCTGTCTCCCCATCTTTTGACCAACCCCACAAAACTTGCTGTCCTGACTTGAACTCGTTCATTGAAGTCAAGGTGGAAAAGGATGAGTGA